In Phaseolus vulgaris cultivar G19833 chromosome 3, P. vulgaris v2.0, whole genome shotgun sequence, the sequence CTCCCCAATTCAAATTCAATAAGTATAAGGTATAGTGTAAGAACTAACTAGATAAACTATAAATTAACTCAACCACATGAACCCTGTGTCCCTCCTGCGGCAAATGATCTATGTTGAAGGTTAGCAAGCCAGAATCAGTATCGTGATCGAAATCAACCTCATTGTTTTGCAGCAGACACCTAGTTGGTCTTGCCGAGGAATAAGCCCCGAACTTACCACACCCCTTCATCTCCACCCGAACCAACACCTGGCTATCCCCCACTTCATACACCAGCCCTTCAACGGCACCACCAGCATTGAACATGTTCAAAAGTCCAAGAGGGGAAAAGCTGTACCCTGGACACAAAACCTTCACAGGCGCAACAGCAAACACCTCGTGTTCCAACACCTTAAGGGACACCGGCAGAGCCACATTGCGCGGAAGCACAATGAGCTGCCCAGAGTGGTGAGCGTAGAGCGCGCAATCACCGTTCCAATCGCCATCACCGGCAGCCTCCGAAATGAGGTGCACATCACCACCTCTCACAAACCCAGTGATGGCACCAGAAACCGTGTCATGAAACGCATTCTTCCTCTCAGCAGCATTCCACGCAGCCCCTTGGCAGTTATAAACTCCCAACACTCCACCGAACTTGTTCATGTTCCATATTTTCAACAAACTCACTCCGTCACGGGCCGGGTCGCTGAACAAGCAGTCCTTAGTGGGCCTCCCGGGAAGACGGGCCCGAAGCACCGACCCATCGGGCAAAACCATCTTCTTAAGCAGGGCAAAATCATGCTTCCCCGGCGCGTCGCTCACATAGAGAGGCCCACCGCTGATGGCCCTAGCAGAAGCGTGGTACTCCGCTGCAGGATGAAGCGAATGAAACATATCCCAATCGGGCAACATGATCTCCCCAAGGAAGACGCTATTGTACGCCACGGACGCAATGTGGATAGTGTGCGACACCGGATCACGCGGGTAGAAATCATCCGAAGCCCTCACCACCGCCGTCTGTTTAGAGCAGTAGAGCGCGTCCGTATTGTGGCTCATGCAGGCGACACACCCGTTGTCAGGGAAGTTTCTAGAAATCGAAGCGTCCAGTGCCTGATGGTACTGTCTGGTCAGTTCCACCCTTCCCCCGAGACCCGCACCCAGAGTCTCCAAAATGCACTGCACGTCCACCTTAACGCCGTCTATACCCGCAGACGCCAGATAACTGTGCAACTCGTCGTAAAACGTGAACACCTTCTTAGGGTTCACAAGTCCCAATCCCTGAACCGCAAGCACGTCGCTTTTCCACGTCGGCTCGTTCTCCGTCACTCCGCTCGACACCTTCGGGTACTTCATCACCGAACCGTACTCCTCCATCTCCTTCACCCCTGGACGAACCCCGCCCCAGTAACCCGTGATTGCGTGCCACACATACACGTACTTCACCTCGTTCTTCTTCTTCGCTATGTCCACGATGTTCTTAATCCCTAATTCCGGTTCCTCCTCCTTCTGAAATTTCGCGTTCTCTTTTATCCCCGTCAGCCTCTGCAACGAGTTCGACTTTTCTTTCACCTTCTCGTCGTCGTCGTCGCCGCCGACGGACTGCCAACCGTCGTCGATGATTATGAACTTCGGCGGCGTGCCGCCGCCGCGGAGGGATTGGATTCCGGCCTCCACTCCTTCCTGAGTAACTTGCTGGTAGAACGCATCCCAGGTGCACCAGCCGAAGCAGTCCACGATGCCGGGGAGCTTCTTCTCGTGGCGGAGGCGGAAGGTGTTGAGGTGGTTCCTGACGGCACGGAAAGCATGATGAATGGTGGCGAAAGGGTCGGTGCCGGCGCTAATGAAGATTGCATGGCTAAACGACGACGCTTTGGTGTCTGCATCACCACTCTCGAGACATAGTTCGAGCTGATCGTTGGAATTCCCCTGTAGACACGCTCTGAAGGAGCCTTCTACAAGAGGGAGAAAAACTGTGTACACGATCTGATTCTGGTTGTTGGCGTCGTTCTGTGATTCGAGGTGGGACCCGTCTTTGGTTTCCACCAATAGAAACTGAGTCTCCAAAGGAATTTCACTCCCTCTGTCACCCATTTTCTGCGCCATCCACCACAGCTTGAACCGGAAGCACGCCATGAACCTCACATCCCTCAATGTTCCCAACGAAACCACGTGTCTGCTATCTTCCTTCTCAAAATCCACTCCCAGAAACATTCCTTCTACCGTAGATGTCTCCACCACGTTCTCCGGTATTCCTATCAGAATCGTTCGCTCCTTCACCACCAGCTTCCCCTCCGAAACGCGAACACCAGGTTTTATTGTCATCTCTTCAGCTCCCTCTACTCTCCTCTGCaattaaatcaaacaaatttttcgtCAATCCAATGAAACTGAAATAACATTTGGAATTTAGGGGTTTTATTAATTCATACCTTGAATGATACCACCGGAAACACTCTATTCAAGAAATTTCTGCGAATTCGAAAACATGGAGAAGGAAACCATTGCTGTTAGCAACATAAAAAACgaaatttagattaaaaaacAGAGATAAGATTAAGATGATGATGAGGGGTATATACCAGAAGTTGGAAGGTGCTTCTTATTTGGCGATCTTAGATGAATGCCTGAAAGAATAGTGTGTGGATGAGTTGAAAGAAATCGGGATTTGGTATTTATAGGAAAGGATGGAGTGTGGCATAGATTGGAAACCATTGTTAACATCTTCTTCCTTATCACTCTCATCTAACATACCATCCTCTCTTTACATATTCTTAACTGTCTTGAATAATATAATATCTCAtcgcagaaaaaaaaaaaaaaaaaaactgtggCTGGTCCAACTTGCTCTCTTTTTATGTTGGATGGGGTCGCCACGTTGGATCCACGCCCACACAATTCCACTATATaattaagaaagaaataaaacgAAGTAAAACTGGAAAACGTGATACGACACGATATTCTTATGTTGCACACCTGTGCGATTTTCGTTgggtaaaattaaaatttacaaaacaaaatttttggTTTTAAGGGCTACCAATCTCTGTTGCTTACGCCTACCCTTTGGATTGTGAAGCTCAAATACACAACCGCGTTACTTGGCCTGAACTTGTTAGGGTTTATGTATGGGTTAAGTATAAGAATTTCTATAATTGGTTTTAATATTTTGCTGTCTTGTCGTGGTAATGAAGCTATTAGGTTTAATTTAATATAGTTAATGTAACATAAGTTCTATTGGAAAAAATGATTGCAAGTGACCAACTGCTATTGGGCCATTGTCCATAATTGGGGTATGCCACGAGTGGTGCTGCTGATATCAGATAGCCCATTGATTGATACGTATTTTTGATTTAAAAAGGGCATTGTCATAGTTTAACGAGGTGAGGTGGAGTTAACGTGATTTTGCAGAACATAATTGGGAATAACTTGGGAAGATGG encodes:
- the LOC137807567 gene encoding probable galactinol--sucrose galactosyltransferase 6 isoform X1, coding for MRVIRKKMLTMVSNLCHTPSFPINTKSRFLSTHPHTILSGIHLRSPNKKHLPTSGFRIRRNFLNRVFPVVSFKRRVEGAEEMTIKPGVRVSEGKLVVKERTILIGIPENVVETSTVEGMFLGVDFEKEDSRHVVSLGTLRDVRFMACFRFKLWWMAQKMGDRGSEIPLETQFLLVETKDGSHLESQNDANNQNQIVYTVFLPLVEGSFRACLQGNSNDQLELCLESGDADTKASSFSHAIFISAGTDPFATIHHAFRAVRNHLNTFRLRHEKKLPGIVDCFGWCTWDAFYQQVTQEGVEAGIQSLRGGGTPPKFIIIDDGWQSVGGDDDDEKVKEKSNSLQRLTGIKENAKFQKEEEPELGIKNIVDIAKKKNEVKYVYVWHAITGYWGGVRPGVKEMEEYGSVMKYPKVSSGVTENEPTWKSDVLAVQGLGLVNPKKVFTFYDELHSYLASAGIDGVKVDVQCILETLGAGLGGRVELTRQYHQALDASISRNFPDNGCVACMSHNTDALYCSKQTAVVRASDDFYPRDPVSHTIHIASVAYNSVFLGEIMLPDWDMFHSLHPAAEYHASARAISGGPLYVSDAPGKHDFALLKKMVLPDGSVLRARLPGRPTKDCLFSDPARDGVSLLKIWNMNKFGGVLGVYNCQGAAWNAAERKNAFHDTVSGAITGFVRGGDVHLISEAAGDGDWNGDCALYAHHSGQLIVLPRNVALPVSLKVLEHEVFAVAPVKVLCPGYSFSPLGLLNMFNAGGAVEGLVYEVGDSQVLVRVEMKGCGKFGAYSSARPTRCLLQNNEVDFDHDTDSGLLTFNIDHLPQEGHRVHVVELIYSLSS
- the LOC137807567 gene encoding probable galactinol--sucrose galactosyltransferase 6 isoform X2 produces the protein MTIKPGVRVSEGKLVVKERTILIGIPENVVETSTVEGMFLGVDFEKEDSRHVVSLGTLRDVRFMACFRFKLWWMAQKMGDRGSEIPLETQFLLVETKDGSHLESQNDANNQNQIVYTVFLPLVEGSFRACLQGNSNDQLELCLESGDADTKASSFSHAIFISAGTDPFATIHHAFRAVRNHLNTFRLRHEKKLPGIVDCFGWCTWDAFYQQVTQEGVEAGIQSLRGGGTPPKFIIIDDGWQSVGGDDDDEKVKEKSNSLQRLTGIKENAKFQKEEEPELGIKNIVDIAKKKNEVKYVYVWHAITGYWGGVRPGVKEMEEYGSVMKYPKVSSGVTENEPTWKSDVLAVQGLGLVNPKKVFTFYDELHSYLASAGIDGVKVDVQCILETLGAGLGGRVELTRQYHQALDASISRNFPDNGCVACMSHNTDALYCSKQTAVVRASDDFYPRDPVSHTIHIASVAYNSVFLGEIMLPDWDMFHSLHPAAEYHASARAISGGPLYVSDAPGKHDFALLKKMVLPDGSVLRARLPGRPTKDCLFSDPARDGVSLLKIWNMNKFGGVLGVYNCQGAAWNAAERKNAFHDTVSGAITGFVRGGDVHLISEAAGDGDWNGDCALYAHHSGQLIVLPRNVALPVSLKVLEHEVFAVAPVKVLCPGYSFSPLGLLNMFNAGGAVEGLVYEVGDSQVLVRVEMKGCGKFGAYSSARPTRCLLQNNEVDFDHDTDSGLLTFNIDHLPQEGHRVHVVELIYSLSS